The following proteins are encoded in a genomic region of Haloarcula marina:
- a CDS encoding MutS-related protein — MRLEEYWGIGPKTSDLLAEELGVERAIEAIEAADTRALTAAGLSRGRATRILRRATGAESMDLLATRDTRDVYKELLDLAEEYAVTPDAADRIRVLTPLPTREAMTDRLDEVLEATETWRTLGEADQRAVLDAFETYDVEGGERSAVETALALKQTGIEGGIFEQTANLDADALEDARAALVGLAGEGDRVGDGADDELDRLRTQLGQIEDLAAATPEVAEAVQDGARRPSEFQDALVRHVTDQTGVDGTRVRDAMPSEATDAQDFVDAALRKLRRALRTAVEERERTVAESLEDDLAAARDDVDAAVAAVDSLALSVSLARFAVAYDLTRPTFVDRETIAVRNARNLALADVDAVQPVTYAVGDHDLEVHSANAPPSGDRVAVLTGANSGGKTTLLETLCQVQLLAQMGLPVPAEAAEVGLVDTVVFHRRHASFNAGVLESTLRSVVPPLTGGDRTLMLVDEFEAITEPGSAANLLHGLVTLTVERSALGVFVTHLAADLEPLPEEARTDGIFAEGLNQDLDLQVDYQPRFGTVGKSTPEFIVSRLVANAGDPVERSGFETLARAVGEEAVQRTLSDALWTEGE, encoded by the coding sequence GACCTGTTGGCCGAGGAACTGGGCGTCGAACGGGCCATCGAGGCTATCGAGGCGGCGGACACGCGCGCGCTGACCGCGGCCGGACTCTCGCGGGGCCGCGCGACGCGCATCCTCCGGCGGGCCACCGGCGCGGAGTCGATGGACCTGCTGGCGACGCGGGACACCCGCGACGTGTACAAGGAACTGCTCGACTTGGCGGAGGAGTACGCCGTCACGCCCGACGCCGCCGACCGCATTCGAGTCCTGACGCCGCTGCCGACGCGAGAAGCGATGACCGACCGCCTCGACGAGGTGCTCGAAGCGACCGAAACGTGGCGGACGCTCGGCGAGGCGGACCAACGGGCCGTCCTCGACGCCTTCGAGACGTACGACGTGGAGGGCGGCGAACGCTCGGCCGTCGAGACGGCGCTCGCCCTCAAGCAGACGGGCATCGAGGGCGGTATCTTCGAGCAAACCGCGAACCTCGACGCCGACGCCCTCGAAGACGCGCGGGCCGCGCTCGTCGGACTCGCGGGCGAGGGCGACCGCGTGGGCGACGGGGCCGACGACGAACTCGACCGCCTGCGGACGCAGTTGGGGCAAATCGAGGACCTCGCGGCGGCGACCCCCGAGGTGGCCGAGGCCGTCCAAGACGGAGCGCGACGACCATCGGAGTTTCAGGACGCGCTGGTGCGACACGTCACCGACCAGACGGGCGTCGACGGGACGCGGGTCCGGGACGCGATGCCGAGCGAGGCGACGGACGCACAGGACTTCGTGGACGCCGCCCTGCGCAAACTGCGGCGGGCGCTCCGGACGGCCGTCGAGGAGCGCGAACGGACCGTCGCCGAGAGCCTCGAAGACGACCTCGCGGCCGCCCGCGACGACGTGGACGCCGCCGTCGCCGCCGTCGACTCGCTCGCCCTCTCGGTGTCGCTGGCGCGGTTCGCCGTCGCTTACGACCTGACACGGCCGACGTTCGTCGACCGCGAGACCATCGCCGTTCGTAACGCCCGAAACCTCGCGCTCGCGGACGTCGACGCGGTCCAACCGGTCACCTACGCCGTGGGCGACCACGACCTGGAGGTCCACAGCGCCAACGCGCCGCCGAGCGGCGACCGCGTGGCGGTCCTCACCGGCGCGAACTCCGGCGGGAAGACCACTCTCTTAGAGACGCTGTGTCAGGTGCAACTGCTCGCGCAGATGGGGTTGCCCGTTCCCGCGGAGGCCGCCGAAGTCGGACTGGTCGACACCGTCGTCTTCCACCGCCGCCACGCCTCGTTCAACGCGGGCGTCCTCGAATCGACGCTCCGGTCGGTCGTCCCGCCGCTGACCGGCGGCGACCGGACGCTGATGCTCGTCGACGAGTTCGAAGCCATCACGGAACCCGGGTCGGCGGCGAACCTGCTCCACGGCCTCGTCACGCTGACCGTCGAACGCTCGGCACTCGGCGTCTTCGTCACCCACCTCGCGGCGGACCTCGAACCGCTCCCCGAGGAGGCCCGGACCGACGGCATCTTCGCCGAGGGACTGAACCAGGACCTGGACTTGCAGGTGGACTACCAGCCGCGTTTCGGCACGGTCGGGAAGTCCACGCCGGAATTCATCGTCTCCCGACTGGTCGCCAACGCGGGCGACCCCGTCGAGCGGAGCGGGTTCGAGACGCTGGCGCGGGCCGTCGGCGAGGAAGCCGTCCAGCGAACCCTCTCGGACGCGCTCTGGACCGAGGGCGAGTAA
- a CDS encoding halocyanin domain-containing protein → MTDTPASSPELRMTGSITRRQFAQAAAGAAALGATATVSAQQSSEPDYGGWFDGVSNYDGTVDETGQDTVEIAVGAQGNNGAFAFSPAAVRVSPGTEVVWTWTGEGGSHNVVSPSDGPLDSGELTSDEGTSYSHTFDSEGVYKYVCEPHEALGMKGAVVVGSAGGGSGGGESGTTSANASDESTATVTENAAGSAESGAENGTAESGRTGSADGPVAALVAVISMAFFSPLAFAAVVRRNLD, encoded by the coding sequence ATGACGGACACACCCGCGTCGTCCCCGGAACTACGCATGACTGGTTCGATAACACGGCGACAGTTCGCGCAGGCGGCCGCCGGAGCGGCCGCGCTGGGCGCTACGGCGACGGTATCGGCACAGCAATCGTCCGAACCCGACTACGGCGGATGGTTCGACGGCGTCTCGAACTACGACGGGACCGTCGACGAAACGGGACAGGACACCGTCGAGATAGCCGTCGGCGCGCAGGGCAACAACGGCGCGTTCGCGTTCAGCCCCGCCGCCGTTCGCGTCTCCCCCGGGACGGAGGTGGTCTGGACGTGGACCGGCGAGGGCGGCAGTCACAACGTCGTCTCCCCGAGCGATGGTCCGCTCGACTCTGGCGAACTCACCTCCGACGAGGGGACAAGCTACTCGCACACCTTCGACAGCGAGGGCGTCTACAAGTACGTGTGTGAGCCACACGAGGCGTTGGGAATGAAGGGGGCCGTCGTCGTCGGGTCCGCCGGTGGCGGGAGCGGCGGCGGTGAAAGCGGAACTACGAGCGCGAACGCGAGCGACGAATCGACGGCGACGGTCACGGAAAACGCGGCAGGGAGCGCCGAGAGCGGGGCCGAAAACGGTACCGCGGAATCGGGACGCACTGGGTCCGCCGACGGCCCCGTCGCGGCGCTCGTCGCCGTCATCTCGATGGCCTTCTTCTCGCCGCTGGCGTTCGCCGCCGTCGTCCGTCGGAACCTCGACTGA
- a CDS encoding archease codes for MPFELRTHTADIAVEATGPTLGATFAAVADGLAAAMCDAIPDDGDRFEVTVSAESREALLFDYLDRLIYERDVRNVLPTDNEASVEAGDGDWRVDASARGVPLSAVTAREIKAVTYSEMAVGETEKGWRAYVVFDV; via the coding sequence ATGCCGTTCGAACTCCGTACTCATACCGCCGACATCGCCGTCGAAGCCACGGGGCCGACGCTCGGCGCGACGTTCGCCGCCGTCGCCGACGGCCTCGCCGCGGCGATGTGCGATGCGATACCCGACGACGGCGACCGGTTCGAAGTGACAGTCAGCGCCGAATCCCGCGAGGCGCTCCTGTTCGACTACCTCGACCGACTCATCTACGAGCGGGACGTTCGGAACGTCCTCCCGACGGACAACGAGGCCAGCGTCGAGGCGGGCGACGGCGACTGGCGCGTCGACGCCAGCGCCCGCGGCGTCCCGCTGTCTGCGGTGACTGCCCGGGAAATAAAGGCGGTCACGTACTCCGAGATGGCCGTAGGAGAGACCGAGAAGGGGTGGCGCGCCTACGTCGTCTTCGACGTCTAG
- a CDS encoding zinc ribbon domain-containing protein, with the protein MSTRLPRSEFRRSLALLRSEWWVAVGGGLGYLAYGAWVAASGIGLRRFAPRFADGTLATVGGEAVTGLAAAAVVLWLVLPALVASRLTGGRFLNQTGNLASRYRLDHPSTLLAPPGLVMLGCLVASLTVGRSAPLTAVALVASVHLLVRTIAYGYRVYALSVPRLFGAVRWVSAVALGAAWLVHATALAGLSEQFAEVATASGVSGVVSIGLTVAGVDSGIALPALVSVPAVLASGYLLAQTAAGAAVRRRAPLENPTRRAGQRFPTMRPGAHASGGGGPPTGGRDESTATHDADAVAESTDAPTGAVEDAAVSDGPAPDGTTGDDDSSTRVFSPGHAADAAEADTALAAVDDLSTDDKGEDEGEDEGEDDPFEDTAVFSPDRAGFAGDRTCDECGTELPADRTPTFCPDCGERLDG; encoded by the coding sequence ATGTCGACTCGCCTTCCACGCTCGGAGTTTCGACGGTCCCTCGCGCTGTTGCGGAGCGAGTGGTGGGTCGCCGTCGGCGGCGGCCTCGGCTATCTGGCGTACGGCGCGTGGGTCGCCGCATCTGGCATCGGCCTGCGGCGGTTCGCACCGAGATTCGCCGACGGTACACTCGCGACCGTCGGCGGCGAAGCGGTGACCGGCCTCGCGGCCGCGGCCGTCGTCCTGTGGCTCGTGCTCCCCGCGCTGGTCGCGTCCCGACTCACGGGCGGCCGGTTTCTGAACCAGACCGGCAACCTCGCCTCCCGCTATCGCCTCGACCACCCGAGTACACTACTCGCGCCGCCGGGGCTGGTCATGCTCGGCTGTCTCGTCGCATCGCTCACGGTCGGTCGGTCCGCACCGCTCACGGCCGTCGCGCTGGTGGCGAGTGTCCACCTCCTCGTTCGAACTATCGCGTACGGTTACCGCGTGTACGCGCTGTCGGTTCCCCGTCTGTTCGGCGCCGTCCGCTGGGTGTCTGCCGTCGCGCTGGGTGCGGCGTGGCTCGTCCACGCGACCGCGCTGGCGGGACTGAGCGAGCAGTTCGCCGAAGTCGCGACGGCGAGCGGCGTCTCGGGTGTTGTCTCGATAGGCCTCACCGTGGCCGGGGTCGACAGCGGCATCGCGCTGCCGGCTCTCGTCTCGGTACCGGCGGTTCTGGCGAGCGGCTACCTGCTTGCACAGACCGCCGCCGGGGCCGCCGTCCGCCGCCGCGCACCGCTCGAAAACCCGACTCGTCGGGCCGGACAGCGGTTCCCGACGATGCGGCCCGGGGCGCACGCGTCCGGTGGTGGGGGGCCGCCGACAGGCGGGCGGGACGAGAGCACGGCGACCCACGACGCCGATGCAGTTGCCGAGTCCACCGACGCGCCGACGGGGGCAGTCGAGGACGCGGCGGTGTCGGACGGTCCGGCACCGGATGGGACAACCGGGGACGACGACTCGAGTACCCGAGTGTTCTCGCCGGGCCACGCCGCGGACGCCGCCGAAGCGGATACCGCGCTGGCCGCCGTCGACGATCTGTCCACTGACGACAAGGGCGAGGACGAGGGCGAGGACGAGGGCGAGGACGACCCGTTCGAGGACACGGCCGTCTTCTCGCCCGACCGGGCCGGATTCGCCGGGGACCGCACCTGTGACGAGTGCGGCACGGAACTGCCCGCCGACCGAACGCCGACGTTCTGCCCGGACTGCGGCGAACGGCTGGACGGCTAG
- a CDS encoding zinc-ribbon domain-containing protein: MSDANTEQSVECPICGEAFDPAIAGGWCTNTDCGEWQYTDDAADAGDADSESDEEESEGNLISQGTERSADEELAADDGGDSEADSEAEDADETSSEESVAEEPDGTESTTDDTEAAATDAEAVDPVDLDTEDGGDTDPVGADAEAADPSADVESDTEASSPPEETGVESPDEGDSAGEDSADADAADTLECPDCGTELDGDANFCANCGADVQDVAPVEPLTECPSCGTGVDETDSFCVNCGEDLEVHRSGDTEDDETDAVDALRASNDESVPESLVLEVSGREIEVRDGDTVGREVRAALTDAGRPEDEAVRIHREHVRFVRESDSFYLVDLGDNPTRLGGRMLQKGDREPVAPGDEIELSGVATLTVHTS, encoded by the coding sequence ATGTCTGACGCCAACACGGAACAGTCAGTTGAGTGCCCGATTTGCGGGGAAGCGTTCGACCCGGCGATAGCGGGCGGGTGGTGTACGAACACGGACTGCGGCGAGTGGCAGTACACGGACGACGCAGCCGACGCGGGGGACGCGGACTCCGAATCGGACGAGGAAGAGAGCGAGGGGAACCTCATCTCGCAGGGGACCGAGCGGTCGGCGGACGAGGAGTTGGCGGCGGATGACGGGGGCGATTCGGAAGCGGACAGCGAGGCGGAAGACGCCGACGAGACGAGTTCCGAGGAGAGCGTCGCCGAGGAACCGGACGGTACGGAATCGACGACCGACGACACGGAGGCCGCGGCGACGGACGCGGAAGCGGTCGACCCGGTTGACCTCGACACCGAGGACGGGGGCGACACCGACCCCGTCGGAGCAGATGCGGAAGCCGCCGACCCGTCTGCGGACGTCGAGTCGGACACGGAGGCATCGAGTCCGCCCGAGGAAACAGGCGTCGAGAGCCCCGACGAGGGGGATTCGGCGGGCGAGGACAGCGCAGACGCAGACGCCGCGGACACTCTCGAATGCCCGGACTGCGGGACCGAACTCGACGGCGACGCCAACTTCTGTGCGAACTGCGGGGCCGACGTTCAGGATGTCGCGCCCGTCGAACCGCTGACGGAATGCCCGAGTTGCGGGACGGGCGTAGACGAGACGGACAGTTTCTGCGTCAACTGCGGCGAGGACCTCGAAGTCCATCGCTCGGGCGACACCGAGGACGACGAGACAGACGCCGTCGACGCGCTCCGCGCGTCGAACGACGAATCGGTCCCCGAGTCGCTGGTGCTGGAGGTGAGCGGGCGTGAAATCGAGGTTAGAGACGGCGACACAGTGGGACGAGAAGTCCGGGCGGCGCTGACAGACGCGGGACGGCCCGAGGACGAGGCGGTCCGCATCCACCGCGAACACGTCCGCTTCGTGCGCGAATCCGACAGTTTCTACCTCGTCGACCTGGGCGACAACCCGACCCGACTCGGCGGGCGCATGCTCCAGAAGGGCGACCGGGAACCGGTGGCCCCCGGCGACGAAATCGAACTGTCCGGGGTGGCGACGTTGACCGTCCACACCTCCTGA
- a CDS encoding PP2C family protein-serine/threonine phosphatase — MRYSTNYDIGDRKRGAGINEDSVSITVFEEGHREGYLGQTRVASESEEREDADGRPANRSAAAFVLADGAGGHDAGDAASYIATTALAERLAPVAIRAVRTHPDTFDLDIDAGVLPETLGPEDVQQAIEEAVVETHREILRYASESGTQSYTTVVAGVYADGKLHLGWVGDSRAYLVNSAREEIVRLTKDHAVVQQWEDAGEIDAVEAHVHPNGNEITRALGGSGHEDAERATVDVDTRTVRLFAEDTVLVTSDGLIDAQTDAPNLYEAYVESRKSDEAADRVLDAVVTDDEIRDVLLDADHLDAAAERYVSLANERGGKDNISVLLFDDATLPATPTNGGLPVRAVDPAVDITDRETVMFTEE, encoded by the coding sequence ATGCGATACAGCACCAACTACGACATCGGCGACCGGAAGCGCGGCGCGGGAATCAACGAAGACAGCGTCTCTATCACCGTCTTCGAGGAGGGGCATCGGGAGGGCTACCTGGGGCAGACGCGGGTGGCAAGTGAATCAGAGGAACGTGAAGATGCGGACGGCCGCCCCGCGAACCGCTCGGCCGCCGCGTTCGTCCTCGCGGACGGCGCGGGCGGCCACGACGCGGGCGACGCGGCCTCGTACATCGCGACCACCGCCCTCGCGGAACGACTCGCGCCGGTCGCGATTCGGGCGGTTCGGACCCATCCGGACACGTTTGACTTGGACATCGACGCCGGGGTCCTGCCGGAGACACTCGGACCGGAAGACGTACAGCAAGCCATCGAAGAGGCCGTCGTCGAGACTCACCGCGAGATACTCCGTTACGCGAGCGAGTCGGGAACCCAGTCGTACACCACCGTCGTCGCGGGCGTCTACGCCGACGGCAAACTCCACCTCGGATGGGTCGGCGACAGTCGCGCCTATCTGGTCAACAGCGCCCGCGAGGAAATCGTCCGCCTGACGAAAGACCACGCCGTCGTCCAACAGTGGGAAGACGCCGGGGAAATCGACGCCGTCGAGGCGCACGTCCACCCCAACGGCAACGAGATTACCCGGGCTCTCGGCGGGTCCGGCCACGAGGACGCCGAGCGAGCGACCGTCGACGTGGACACGCGGACGGTCAGACTGTTCGCGGAGGACACCGTTCTGGTTACGAGCGACGGTCTCATCGACGCCCAGACCGATGCGCCGAATCTGTACGAGGCGTACGTTGAGTCGAGGAAATCCGACGAGGCGGCCGACCGCGTTCTCGACGCCGTCGTCACCGACGACGAGATCCGCGACGTGTTGCTGGACGCCGACCACCTCGACGCGGCCGCCGAGCGGTACGTCTCCCTCGCCAACGAGCGAGGTGGGAAAGACAACATCTCGGTCTTGCTGTTCGACGATGCGACGCTCCCGGCGACGCCGACTAACGGGGGCTTACCGGTCCGCGCGGTCGACCCGGCTGTCGATATCACGGACCGCGAGACGGTCATGTTCACCGAGGAATGA
- a CDS encoding FHA domain-containing serine/threonine-protein kinase gives MTWEPEPGDVIGSRYELGEFLGQGGFAKAYRAVDGQTGRDVVVKHPNYSESRNDVGIIEEYFEKEAESLERIAAAGGHENVMALYDTVEERDTPFLVVELVAGGIELDEVIEQHGPIEDTERVRQIGIDLADAMGFLHENEIVYRDLKPENVMLTPDITPTLIDFNTATGFDAAGDPSTGNSGTTILGPFKPREVAEASRSDVRQGPWSDVYSIGKILLFLLKGSVPKKDGVNPHDFGADCDDYLAEIVERATQSDYRHRYRNATVLRDVLEAKDPTPPATASVRYIQADETFAVEPGDTIGRAGASGPPASITIDDPQGEYISSVQVQFDTKGDDWYLVDRSLNGTFVQKGSGWQRVLCETGRERLRREGEDPTDRHGNVPPESIRLRDGDLVSLVHPTYGVTFEFHSE, from the coding sequence ATGACGTGGGAACCCGAACCGGGCGACGTAATCGGCAGTCGATACGAACTCGGAGAGTTCCTCGGACAGGGGGGGTTCGCGAAGGCCTACCGGGCGGTCGACGGGCAGACCGGCCGCGACGTGGTGGTGAAACACCCGAACTACAGCGAGTCCCGCAACGACGTTGGCATCATCGAGGAGTACTTCGAGAAGGAGGCCGAGTCGCTCGAACGCATCGCCGCGGCGGGCGGCCACGAGAACGTGATGGCGCTGTACGACACCGTCGAGGAGCGCGACACGCCGTTTCTCGTGGTCGAACTCGTCGCGGGCGGTATCGAACTCGACGAGGTTATCGAGCAACACGGGCCGATAGAGGACACCGAGCGAGTCCGGCAAATCGGCATCGACCTCGCGGACGCGATGGGCTTCCTCCACGAGAACGAAATCGTCTACCGTGACCTGAAACCCGAGAACGTGATGCTCACGCCCGACATCACGCCGACGCTCATCGACTTCAACACGGCGACGGGGTTCGACGCGGCGGGCGACCCGTCGACGGGTAACAGCGGCACGACCATTCTCGGCCCGTTCAAGCCCCGCGAAGTCGCCGAAGCAAGCCGGAGCGACGTGCGACAGGGACCGTGGTCGGACGTGTACTCCATCGGGAAAATCCTGCTCTTCCTGCTGAAAGGGAGCGTCCCGAAGAAAGACGGCGTCAACCCCCACGACTTCGGGGCCGACTGCGACGACTACCTCGCGGAAATCGTCGAACGGGCGACGCAGTCGGACTACCGCCACCGCTACCGGAACGCGACGGTCCTTCGGGACGTGCTGGAAGCGAAGGACCCGACGCCACCGGCGACGGCCTCGGTCCGGTACATCCAGGCCGACGAGACTTTCGCGGTCGAACCCGGCGACACCATCGGCCGGGCGGGCGCAAGCGGGCCGCCCGCGTCCATCACCATCGACGACCCGCAGGGAGAGTACATCTCGTCGGTGCAGGTCCAGTTCGACACGAAGGGCGACGACTGGTACCTCGTCGACCGAAGCCTGAACGGGACGTTCGTCCAGAAGGGGTCGGGGTGGCAGCGCGTCCTGTGTGAGACGGGGCGGGAGCGACTGCGGCGGGAGGGCGAGGACCCGACCGACCGACACGGGAACGTCCCGCCGGAGTCGATTCGCCTCCGCGACGGCGACCTCGTCTCGCTGGTCCACCCCACCTACGGGGTCACGTTCGAGTTCCACTCCGAGTAA
- a CDS encoding vWA domain-containing protein has translation MTANVVTDVNRPSVPASGAKLTAEIEVEPGQQTARPTRQIALCIDASGSMAGDDIERARAGAEWVFGLLEDDDYLSIVAFDTEVTVALEATRWGGITRDEAMDCLDDIAAGGGTDMYSGLAVAADSLDHLPNDGNTARRILLLSDGKDNTNGPEEFEALAREIDEAGIRIKSAGIGEEYREETIRTLGSTARGEWTHLAAPGDIEDFFGEAVEEAGTVVAPDAQLELDVADGVEVSEVYRALPQTQQVRPGWRDNSAVVKLPDLLDRETQRVVLKIHAPQNEVGETVTLADVTLTASGETATGEIAVEYTDDAEKLGEHNEEVDLDHRQTVIQTELGKGNVAEAQTQIERMTQIHGADTRAVKSAERQTEMVMEGGREEQSDATKIVTDEGIQK, from the coding sequence ATGACAGCTAACGTCGTGACCGACGTTAACCGGCCGTCCGTCCCCGCGTCGGGGGCGAAACTCACCGCCGAGATAGAGGTCGAGCCGGGACAACAGACGGCGCGGCCGACCCGACAAATCGCGCTGTGTATCGACGCGAGCGGGTCGATGGCGGGCGACGACATCGAGCGCGCGAGGGCGGGGGCCGAGTGGGTGTTCGGGTTGCTGGAGGACGACGACTACCTCTCCATCGTCGCCTTCGACACCGAGGTAACTGTCGCGCTCGAAGCGACCCGATGGGGAGGTATCACTCGGGACGAGGCGATGGACTGCCTCGACGACATCGCGGCGGGCGGCGGCACAGATATGTACAGCGGACTCGCGGTGGCCGCGGACTCGCTCGACCACCTCCCCAACGACGGGAACACGGCCCGGCGGATACTCCTGCTGTCGGATGGCAAGGACAACACGAACGGTCCCGAGGAGTTCGAGGCGCTCGCACGGGAGATAGACGAGGCGGGTATCCGCATCAAGTCGGCGGGTATCGGCGAGGAGTACCGCGAGGAGACGATTCGCACGCTGGGGTCGACGGCCCGCGGCGAGTGGACCCACCTCGCCGCGCCCGGGGACATCGAGGACTTCTTCGGCGAAGCCGTCGAGGAGGCCGGAACCGTCGTCGCGCCGGACGCGCAACTCGAACTCGACGTGGCCGACGGCGTCGAGGTGAGCGAGGTGTACCGCGCGCTTCCGCAGACACAGCAGGTCAGACCGGGGTGGCGGGACAACTCGGCGGTGGTGAAGCTTCCGGACCTGCTGGACCGCGAGACACAGCGCGTCGTCCTGAAGATTCACGCACCCCAGAACGAAGTCGGAGAAACCGTCACGCTCGCGGACGTGACGCTCACCGCGAGCGGCGAGACGGCGACCGGCGAGATAGCCGTCGAGTACACCGACGACGCCGAGAAACTGGGCGAGCACAACGAGGAAGTCGACCTCGACCATCGGCAGACGGTCATCCAGACGGAACTGGGGAAGGGCAACGTCGCCGAGGCCCAGACCCAAATCGAGCGGATGACCCAGATTCACGGCGCGGACACGCGGGCGGTCAAATCGGCCGAACGACAGACAGAGATGGTGATGGAGGGCGGCCGCGAGGAACAGAGCGATGCGACGAAAATCGTCACCGACGAGGGTATCCAGAAGTGA
- a CDS encoding CopG family ribbon-helix-helix protein, whose product MTVVSVSMPESLLERIDEFAEEHGYTGRSEIIREASRNLLGEFEDKRLEGRELMGIVTVLFDYDTTAVEEKMMHLRHEHEGLVASNFHSHVGEHRCMELFVLEGDLAEISTFVGKIRATKDTLNIDYSVVPVDEFGTLTDVE is encoded by the coding sequence ATGACCGTCGTCAGTGTCTCCATGCCGGAGTCGCTACTGGAACGCATCGACGAGTTCGCCGAGGAACACGGCTACACCGGCCGCAGCGAGATTATCCGCGAGGCCAGTCGGAACCTACTCGGCGAGTTCGAGGACAAGCGTCTGGAGGGGCGCGAACTGATGGGCATCGTCACCGTCCTCTTCGACTACGACACCACCGCCGTCGAGGAGAAGATGATGCACCTGCGCCACGAACACGAGGGACTGGTCGCCTCGAACTTCCACAGTCACGTCGGCGAACACCGCTGTATGGAACTGTTCGTCTTAGAGGGCGACTTGGCGGAGATTTCGACCTTCGTCGGAAAGATTCGAGCGACGAAAGACACCCTCAACATCGACTACTCCGTGGTCCCCGTCGACGAGTTCGGGACGCTCACCGACGTCGAATAG
- a CDS encoding alpha/beta hydrolase, which produces MSGPHQDQQLLTAGTDLGEAEAAMVLVHGRGATARSIVQMGREVHRDGVALLAPQAARNTWYPNSFLAPVEQNEPGRTSGLQAVEDAVETATDAGIPLSKVILLGFSQGACLASEYVARNPGRYGGLVALSGGLIGESIDRSEYEGDLDGTPVFVGCSDVDPHIPLERVKETTAVFEQLHADVDERIYEGMGHGVNEDELDAVGALVERVLEK; this is translated from the coding sequence ATGAGCGGTCCGCATCAGGACCAGCAACTGCTGACAGCGGGGACCGACCTCGGGGAGGCGGAAGCGGCGATGGTGCTGGTCCACGGCCGCGGGGCGACGGCCCGGAGCATCGTTCAGATGGGTCGCGAGGTCCACCGCGACGGGGTGGCGCTGCTCGCGCCACAGGCCGCCCGGAACACGTGGTATCCCAACTCGTTCCTCGCGCCGGTCGAGCAGAACGAACCCGGCCGAACGTCGGGCCTACAGGCCGTCGAAGACGCCGTCGAGACGGCGACCGACGCCGGGATTCCGCTGTCGAAAGTCATCCTCCTCGGGTTCTCGCAAGGAGCCTGTCTCGCCAGCGAGTACGTCGCGCGCAACCCCGGCCGCTACGGCGGACTGGTGGCGCTCTCCGGGGGTCTCATCGGCGAGTCTATCGACCGGAGCGAGTACGAGGGGGACCTCGACGGGACGCCGGTGTTCGTCGGGTGTAGCGACGTCGACCCGCACATCCCGCTGGAGCGAGTGAAGGAGACGACGGCCGTCTTCGAACAGTTGCACGCGGACGTCGACGAACGCATCTACGAGGGGATGGGCCACGGGGTCAACGAGGACGAACTCGACGCGGTCGGGGCGCTCGTCGAACGCGTCCTCGAAAAGTGA
- a CDS encoding VOC family protein → MTGERLPAETSVGRVGLTVNDRAAVAAFYEDVVGLTVQDRSADTVVLGDGETPLLELREDPSAPERPRNAAGLFHTAVRVPDRSALGDALDRIESDWRLSGASDHLVSEALYCRDPEGNGVEVYRDRPRAEWSETSDGGVEMATEPMDMEGVRAAAGGESTAPVGTDIGHVHLEVTSLDAARAFYADALGMNVRTNYEGALFLAAGDYHHHVGVNVWNRRSAPASGRGLAWFELCLPDEKARTAARDRLADAGYEVRRHDDGVSVSDDDGITLRLRT, encoded by the coding sequence ATGACTGGCGAGAGGCTTCCCGCCGAGACGAGCGTGGGCCGGGTCGGACTGACGGTGAACGACCGCGCGGCCGTCGCCGCGTTCTACGAGGACGTGGTCGGACTCACGGTTCAGGACCGCTCGGCCGACACGGTAGTTCTCGGGGACGGCGAGACGCCGCTGTTGGAACTTCGCGAAGACCCGTCGGCACCGGAGCGCCCGCGGAACGCCGCGGGCCTGTTCCACACGGCCGTTCGGGTCCCAGACCGAAGTGCGCTGGGCGATGCCCTCGACCGAATCGAGTCCGACTGGCGACTCTCCGGGGCGTCGGACCATCTCGTCAGCGAAGCGCTGTACTGTCGAGACCCGGAAGGCAACGGCGTCGAAGTGTACCGCGACCGGCCGCGGGCAGAGTGGAGCGAGACGTCCGACGGAGGCGTCGAGATGGCGACGGAACCGATGGACATGGAGGGCGTTCGCGCCGCGGCGGGCGGCGAGTCGACGGCACCGGTGGGGACCGATATCGGCCACGTCCACCTCGAAGTCACGTCGCTCGACGCCGCACGCGCCTTCTACGCCGACGCGCTGGGGATGAACGTTCGGACGAACTACGAGGGGGCGCTGTTCCTCGCCGCTGGCGACTATCACCATCACGTCGGTGTGAACGTCTGGAACCGCCGGAGCGCGCCCGCGAGCGGTCGCGGCCTCGCGTGGTTCGAACTCTGCCTGCCGGACGAGAAGGCGCGTACCGCCGCCCGTGACCGACTCGCCGACGCCGGGTACGAGGTGCGAAGGCACGACGACGGCGTCTCGGTGAGTGACGACGACGGCATCACGCTTCGACTCCGGACGTGA